A window of Argopecten irradians isolate NY chromosome 1, Ai_NY, whole genome shotgun sequence contains these coding sequences:
- the LOC138318401 gene encoding cationic amino acid transporter 4-like isoform X2 produces MADGTMGERMREGMTSLWLAINRKKTITDDFHDTPLKRCLNTFDITLLGIGHMIGAGIYVLSGTVVKDLAGPSAVLSFLFAGFAAILSALCYAEFGAKVPKAGSAYSYTYVTLGELWGFIIGWNIVLEHLLGASAIARAFSGALDSVFNGAIRNSTLSNIGTLSKNSEWLSEYPDFIAFSATIIVFIVVGTGAKFTMNFNNVFTVLNMTVLVFLICVGFYFADIKNWENAKTGGFFPHGFAGCLSGAATCFFAYIGFEGIATAGEEAKNPERSIPISTVTSLGIVTFLYIMVTAALTLMIPYQDVDPTAAFPHAFAMRSAEWAKYIVAIGTLFGITTSLLGSAFSLPRTIYAMASDGLLFSIFAYIYPRTQTPIWGVFTFGMISALMSLLFEIETLVEFMSIGTLMAYTLVAASVIILRYLPANKCQFKLKPEGEGEEIGQPASEMETEESSIIKKSKSHDDFGRLKEKLKSIPLLRSFEPGNASLLATFLILVFIVCFCSTLIFGFSSIEKGAWWAIFLVILFGIAIIACFLVMIAHEKNDAFTTFSIPFVPLIPILSMFCNIALMLNLNYLTWIRLGIWMAVGLTIYFSYGLWHSHEARSTNGYGEIVHYTGDANISCSTISNMNEEILEQQPARNPNEDFQGGM; encoded by the exons ATGGCTG ACGGCACGATGGGTGAGCGCATGCGTGAGGGGATGACCTCGTTGTGGTTAGCCATCAATCGGAAGAAGACCATAACTGACGACTTCCACGACACGCCCCTAAAGCGATGCCTCAACACGTTCGATATAACCCTCCTGGGAATCGGTCACATGATCGGGGCTGGAATCTACGTCCTGTCAGGTACTGTCGTCAAGGACCTCGCTGGGCCATCTGCAGTCCTGTCTTTTCTCTTTGCCGGATTTGCCGCCATTTTGTCAGCGCTATGTTACGCGGAATTTGGAGCCAAAGTTCCGAAGGCGGGGTCCGCCTACTCCTACACCTACGTGACTCTAGGCGAGCTGTGGGGGTTCATCATAGGCTGGAACATAGTTTTGGAACATCTGCTAGGCGCCTCGGCCATCGCGCGCGCTTTCAGTGGTGCTCTCGACTCAGTTTTTAATGGTGCTATTCGGAACAGCACTCTTAGTAATATTGGAACATTGAGTAAGAATAGTGAATGGCTTTCGGAATACCCGGATTTTATCGCATTTTCTGCTACTATCATTGTTTTCATTGTGGTTGGAACTGGAGCTAAATTCACGATGAACTTTAATAATGTGTTCACCGTGTTAAATATGACAGTTTTGGTGTTTCTAATCTGCGTTGGATTTTATTTTGCTGATATCAAAAATTGGGAAAACGCTAAAACAGGTGGATTTTTTCCACATGGGTTTGCTGGTTGTCTGTCCGGAGCGGCTACCTGCTTTTTCGCTTACATAGGATTTGAAGGAATTGCGACAGCAGGAGAAGAGGCTAAGAATCCAGAACGTTCCATTCCAATCTCCACCGTGACGTCACTAGGAATCGTCACCTTTCTATACATTATGGTAACAGCGGCCTTGACCCTGATGATACCCTATCAAGATGTTGACCCAACGGCAGCATTTCCGCATGCCTTTGCGATGAGGAGTGCCGAATGGGCAAAATATATCGTTGCTATAGGAACCTTATTTGGAATCACGACGTCACTTCTGGGGTCTGCGTTTTCTTTGCCGCGCACAATTTACGCCATGGCCTCTGACGGACTCCTTTTTAGTATATTTGCCTACATATATCCTAGAACCCAGACACCTATCTGGGGCGTGTTCACATTCGGGATGATATCCGCATTAATGTCCCTTCTGTTTGAGATAGAGACGCTGGTCGAGTTCATGTCCATAGGCACTCTAATGGCTTACACCCTTGTTGCGGCATCAGTAATAATTCTTAGATATCTGCCGGCAAATAAGTGTCAGTTTAAACTTAAACCAGAGGGTGAAGGCGAAGAAATAGGACAACCGGCTTCGGAAATGGAAACGGAAGAAAGCTCAATCATTAAAAAGTCAAAGAGCCATGATGATTTTGGACGTTTGAAGGAAAAGTTAAAATCTATACCTCTGCTACGGTCATTCGAGCCGGGAAATGCTTCCCTATTGGCGACCTTTCTAATCCTCGTCTttatcgtctgcttctgttcgACCCTGATCTTCGGGTTCAGCTCCATAGAGAAAGGAGCCTGGTGGGCAATCTTTCTGGTCATCCTGTTCGGTATTGCGATCATCGCCTGCTTCCTCGTCATGATTGCACACGAGAAGAATGACGCATTCACCACCTTCTCG ATCCCGTTCGTTCCCCTGATCCCCATCCTGAGTATGTTCTGTAACATAGCGTTGATGTTGAACTTGAACTACCTCACGTGGATCCGGCTAGGCATCTGGATGGCCGTAG GTTTGACGATTTACTTTTCGTATGGGTTATGGCACAGCCATGAAGCCCGCTCTACCAACGGATACGGAGAGATCGTCCACTACACAGGTGACGCCAACATATCGTGTAGTACGATCAGTAACATGAACGAGGAGATCCTAGAGCAGCAGCCGGCCCGTAACCCCAACGAGGACTTCCAGGGAGGCATGTAG
- the LOC138318484 gene encoding QRFP-like peptide receptor, with translation MHEPYSVTFLVIDVTLMILVIIFNLIVIIILFTKANVRKSKNILLLSLAFADMFIGIFVIPNAISIMFLHVRWVDAVCKLCYYGEYAVSAASALSISVMAVDRMRAILFPFKFKGVHHYFSYLTLGFVWMIALLYALRTPFIFGAVTKISGNVSHTECTIIAGRADLHKRLVYMDFIVLFLLPSAVLVTCNVAVSVRIASQPKIRISGGMQLLIKRRRSIRLLLAMIFLFIGCHLPLYSFRIHLLIVDSDVPMEKVITQCLLILSWLNSLLNVLFYGSLNKDVKSTLAVMGKCQCFKQPNRVGVLTSGTVTSKDDQRSNDLQQLSSTQTASTAI, from the coding sequence ATGCATGAGCCTTACAGCGTAACCTTTCTCGTCATAGATGTGACCCTTATGATTTTAGTGATTATTTTCAACTTAATAGTAATTATCATTCTTTTCACAAAAGCAAATGTTCGGAAATCCAAAAATATTCTTCTGCTTTCACTTGCTTTCGCGGACATGTTTATTGGAATATTTGTTATACCGAACGCTATCTCTATAATGTTTCTACATGTTCGATGGGTTGATGCTGTGTGTAAACTGTGTTACTATGGAGAGTATGCAGTGAGTGCGGCCAGTGCATTATCAATATCTGTGATGGCGGTGGATCGTATGCGAGCTAtattatttccatttaaattCAAAGGTGTACACCACTATTTTTCTTACCTTACGCTTGGTTTTGTTTGGATGATAGCTTTACTGTATGCATTGCGAACGCCATTTATTTTTGGTGCCGTGACCAAGATATCGGGAAACGTTTCCCACACTGAGTGTACAATCATCGCAGGCCGAGCTGACCTACATAAGAGGTTAGTGTACATGGACTTTATTGTACTCTTTCTTCTGCCCAGTGCTGTCCTAGTGACCTGCAATGTGGCTGTGTCTGTGAGAATAGCCTCTCAACCTAAAATTCGGATATCTGGTGGAATGCAGCTTCTGATAAAAAGAAGACGATCGATCAGGCTTCTACTAGCTATGATTTTCCTCTTCATTGGATGTCATTTACCGTTGTATTCTTTTCGGATTCATCTTTTGATTGTCGATTCGGATGTTCCTATGGAGAAAGTGATAACCCAATGCTTACTTATACTTTCTTGGTTGAACAGTCTCTTGAATGTTCTGTTTTATGGTTCATTGAACAAAGACGTGAAAAGTACTCTAGCGGTGATGGGTAAATGTCAGTGCTTCAAACAGCCGAACAGAGTCGGTGTTTTGACATCAGGAACCGTAACAAGTAAGGATGACCAAAGATCTAACGATCTTCAACAACTATCATCTACTCAGACAGCTTCAACCGCTATATGA
- the LOC138318401 gene encoding cationic amino acid transporter 4-like isoform X1 has translation MHQDVKHPDTGGRVSISRVEGQPSTDGTMGERMREGMTSLWLAINRKKTITDDFHDTPLKRCLNTFDITLLGIGHMIGAGIYVLSGTVVKDLAGPSAVLSFLFAGFAAILSALCYAEFGAKVPKAGSAYSYTYVTLGELWGFIIGWNIVLEHLLGASAIARAFSGALDSVFNGAIRNSTLSNIGTLSKNSEWLSEYPDFIAFSATIIVFIVVGTGAKFTMNFNNVFTVLNMTVLVFLICVGFYFADIKNWENAKTGGFFPHGFAGCLSGAATCFFAYIGFEGIATAGEEAKNPERSIPISTVTSLGIVTFLYIMVTAALTLMIPYQDVDPTAAFPHAFAMRSAEWAKYIVAIGTLFGITTSLLGSAFSLPRTIYAMASDGLLFSIFAYIYPRTQTPIWGVFTFGMISALMSLLFEIETLVEFMSIGTLMAYTLVAASVIILRYLPANKCQFKLKPEGEGEEIGQPASEMETEESSIIKKSKSHDDFGRLKEKLKSIPLLRSFEPGNASLLATFLILVFIVCFCSTLIFGFSSIEKGAWWAIFLVILFGIAIIACFLVMIAHEKNDAFTTFSIPFVPLIPILSMFCNIALMLNLNYLTWIRLGIWMAVGLTIYFSYGLWHSHEARSTNGYGEIVHYTGDANISCSTISNMNEEILEQQPARNPNEDFQGGM, from the exons ATGCATCAGGATGTGAAACACCCCGATACGGGAGGGAGAGTGTCTATCTCACGTGTGGAGGGGCAGCCCAGTACAG ACGGCACGATGGGTGAGCGCATGCGTGAGGGGATGACCTCGTTGTGGTTAGCCATCAATCGGAAGAAGACCATAACTGACGACTTCCACGACACGCCCCTAAAGCGATGCCTCAACACGTTCGATATAACCCTCCTGGGAATCGGTCACATGATCGGGGCTGGAATCTACGTCCTGTCAGGTACTGTCGTCAAGGACCTCGCTGGGCCATCTGCAGTCCTGTCTTTTCTCTTTGCCGGATTTGCCGCCATTTTGTCAGCGCTATGTTACGCGGAATTTGGAGCCAAAGTTCCGAAGGCGGGGTCCGCCTACTCCTACACCTACGTGACTCTAGGCGAGCTGTGGGGGTTCATCATAGGCTGGAACATAGTTTTGGAACATCTGCTAGGCGCCTCGGCCATCGCGCGCGCTTTCAGTGGTGCTCTCGACTCAGTTTTTAATGGTGCTATTCGGAACAGCACTCTTAGTAATATTGGAACATTGAGTAAGAATAGTGAATGGCTTTCGGAATACCCGGATTTTATCGCATTTTCTGCTACTATCATTGTTTTCATTGTGGTTGGAACTGGAGCTAAATTCACGATGAACTTTAATAATGTGTTCACCGTGTTAAATATGACAGTTTTGGTGTTTCTAATCTGCGTTGGATTTTATTTTGCTGATATCAAAAATTGGGAAAACGCTAAAACAGGTGGATTTTTTCCACATGGGTTTGCTGGTTGTCTGTCCGGAGCGGCTACCTGCTTTTTCGCTTACATAGGATTTGAAGGAATTGCGACAGCAGGAGAAGAGGCTAAGAATCCAGAACGTTCCATTCCAATCTCCACCGTGACGTCACTAGGAATCGTCACCTTTCTATACATTATGGTAACAGCGGCCTTGACCCTGATGATACCCTATCAAGATGTTGACCCAACGGCAGCATTTCCGCATGCCTTTGCGATGAGGAGTGCCGAATGGGCAAAATATATCGTTGCTATAGGAACCTTATTTGGAATCACGACGTCACTTCTGGGGTCTGCGTTTTCTTTGCCGCGCACAATTTACGCCATGGCCTCTGACGGACTCCTTTTTAGTATATTTGCCTACATATATCCTAGAACCCAGACACCTATCTGGGGCGTGTTCACATTCGGGATGATATCCGCATTAATGTCCCTTCTGTTTGAGATAGAGACGCTGGTCGAGTTCATGTCCATAGGCACTCTAATGGCTTACACCCTTGTTGCGGCATCAGTAATAATTCTTAGATATCTGCCGGCAAATAAGTGTCAGTTTAAACTTAAACCAGAGGGTGAAGGCGAAGAAATAGGACAACCGGCTTCGGAAATGGAAACGGAAGAAAGCTCAATCATTAAAAAGTCAAAGAGCCATGATGATTTTGGACGTTTGAAGGAAAAGTTAAAATCTATACCTCTGCTACGGTCATTCGAGCCGGGAAATGCTTCCCTATTGGCGACCTTTCTAATCCTCGTCTttatcgtctgcttctgttcgACCCTGATCTTCGGGTTCAGCTCCATAGAGAAAGGAGCCTGGTGGGCAATCTTTCTGGTCATCCTGTTCGGTATTGCGATCATCGCCTGCTTCCTCGTCATGATTGCACACGAGAAGAATGACGCATTCACCACCTTCTCG ATCCCGTTCGTTCCCCTGATCCCCATCCTGAGTATGTTCTGTAACATAGCGTTGATGTTGAACTTGAACTACCTCACGTGGATCCGGCTAGGCATCTGGATGGCCGTAG GTTTGACGATTTACTTTTCGTATGGGTTATGGCACAGCCATGAAGCCCGCTCTACCAACGGATACGGAGAGATCGTCCACTACACAGGTGACGCCAACATATCGTGTAGTACGATCAGTAACATGAACGAGGAGATCCTAGAGCAGCAGCCGGCCCGTAACCCCAACGAGGACTTCCAGGGAGGCATGTAG